A stretch of Myxococcus hansupus DNA encodes these proteins:
- a CDS encoding MerR family transcriptional regulator: protein MLTISQFADRCGLPASALRFYERRGLLLPAARRENGYRAYAPEQVAEARFISSLRAAGISLSAIREFLRRDARTRESMLTAWRQDLSARLLSLQLADQYLRGLGTTSGPRVHLEHWSEPSLLVWFPASAPPGPLAFRAAVPAGKKALERRGIPVLTSGYVRTLDIEAGRLLGEVGFRIKPRRRLPPGCRGQEVPPSLFATLECAVRDEPAAHRVFRFLAELGFRPDGLHLERYLPGVSDRYLLLLGVQRLGSDATASGGGGSSHGAGG, encoded by the coding sequence ATGCTGACGATTTCGCAGTTCGCGGACCGTTGTGGTTTGCCCGCGAGCGCCCTGCGTTTCTACGAGCGACGAGGGCTCCTGCTCCCCGCTGCCCGGAGGGAGAATGGCTACCGCGCCTATGCGCCGGAACAGGTCGCGGAGGCCCGCTTCATCAGCAGCCTGCGCGCGGCGGGCATCTCCCTCTCCGCCATTCGAGAGTTCCTCCGCCGTGACGCGCGGACACGTGAGTCGATGCTCACGGCCTGGCGGCAGGACCTCTCGGCGCGTCTGCTCTCGCTCCAGCTCGCGGACCAGTACCTGCGTGGACTTGGAACGACTTCGGGACCTCGGGTCCACTTGGAGCACTGGAGTGAGCCCTCCTTGCTCGTATGGTTCCCCGCCTCGGCGCCGCCAGGGCCCCTGGCGTTTCGCGCGGCCGTTCCCGCCGGGAAGAAGGCGTTGGAGCGGCGGGGCATCCCCGTCCTCACCAGTGGGTATGTCCGCACGCTCGACATCGAGGCGGGGCGGCTTCTGGGGGAGGTCGGATTCCGCATCAAGCCTCGCCGACGTTTGCCTCCGGGGTGCCGTGGGCAGGAGGTTCCACCTTCACTCTTCGCCACACTGGAATGCGCCGTGCGTGATGAGCCCGCCGCCCACCGCGTGTTCCGCTTCCTGGCGGAGCTGGGCTTCCGTCCGGATGGGTTGCACCTGGAGCGCTACCTGCCCGGTGTCTCGGACCGGTATCTGCTCCTCCTCGGCGTTCAACGCCTGGGCAGCGACGCGACGGCGAGTGGAGGAGGGGGCTCGTCCCACGGGGCCGGGGGGTGA
- a CDS encoding serine/threonine-protein kinase produces MRCLVCHRRLATGAVCPVHGQRAASPGPDAEPLPLPDVPGLNPGALLGTGGFSHVFSAYREEDGREVALKLGRPVHQDRFVREAMALRRIGAPTAPEVFHADVIRGRPYIVMERLHGQTLAAWMAALPGSGAASVPRVRELLGGLCAALERVHAVGVAHRDLKPENIFLREGGALSVLDLGLARFIEVPEEGAGDGAGADALTLVGQRLGTPYYMAPEQCLDAREAGAPADVYALGILLFELLTGAPPFTGGAEEIRHGHVSLRAPRVSSRAPVPAALDDVLRRCLAKSPTERFARASDVLAAFDAACSQSLPVPSVPVEGEAAVVPAASTPGAGARWVALLGVRADLSVEALRAAIEPQGGTLARVRARGYVVAFSESLSAEANLRAGAVVARKLMEEGTAATVLHLARLHVLPGATTTRVAGLALEALGDWWPEDLGVGEVRVTAGAAARLGPGATESTTDGARLRLHDGGASTSSAEAPPLSGRESLLASLEAEASRCIADGVPGLCVLTGEVGHGTSRVLEALATRLEAAGRCIVVRLRAPSPDTPSAVPLVEALRSVAELPRVVHTATLPLADARHAGARSLAEGLWRSAREAPRVLLVDDGHLADPTSLDALEVATLAGALAPLWVCVAARPALLGLRPHLGERSARVTRLTLPPLSPEASRSLLMHLLRPAEHVPEPVLARLEQLAQGVPLSLVELAGALRAAGALRASPGGGWYIAPDALLDVSVTPLFERLAARALAGLPAAHRVLARLCAVLGTEVEVSRVDAALHHLEPREDTARVASLDAGAGLQRLARSGLLRPTAPGHFAFRHPLLREALEALLPPAERRALHAAALRATPRDGMADRRRWAHHAAACGAHAEATTAFLALAEAARRAHLSVEAEQHYTRVLALLPEGDVERRALALSGRGRVRHRLQRFREGLADLGAARALAEARGDEAQQVELLLEEATARDWMEDVEGSSSCAREALERIERLDDPRLSLRCSLARGRLHVRLGEWGAAARILSSVVEGAERAHDHESLVVALALLGSSLTFLDRTESAASRFDEALLHCERAGDALHQAATLINRVLLWLRLGDVSRMEEDLRRAMSLGRELGHAQVERWSTFNLAEVLYMQGRLEEALPLARRVHALGVRFFREHPVPVDALLLARIGAAMGDLGEATGQLRWIDAHCPPDSLPPTAVMRRLVELQVQDAEAGRSSQSAWLALAEDADALASADEKAEILLQAARVALQADRVVEARVWLARAEGAVEEGAPLWRARLESLRASVPGE; encoded by the coding sequence ATGCGCTGTCTGGTCTGCCACCGCCGTCTCGCCACCGGCGCGGTGTGTCCCGTGCATGGCCAGCGCGCGGCGTCGCCTGGCCCTGATGCCGAGCCCCTGCCGCTACCGGATGTGCCAGGTCTGAATCCCGGAGCCCTGCTGGGCACGGGTGGCTTCTCCCACGTCTTCAGCGCGTATCGCGAGGAGGACGGCCGGGAGGTCGCGCTCAAGCTCGGGCGGCCCGTTCACCAGGACCGATTCGTGCGCGAGGCCATGGCGCTGCGCCGCATCGGTGCGCCAACGGCACCCGAGGTGTTCCACGCGGACGTCATCCGGGGGCGCCCCTACATCGTCATGGAGCGGCTGCATGGTCAGACGCTCGCTGCGTGGATGGCCGCGTTGCCGGGCTCGGGGGCCGCGTCGGTGCCGCGCGTGCGGGAGTTGCTGGGAGGCCTCTGTGCCGCCCTGGAGCGCGTCCATGCCGTGGGCGTGGCCCACCGGGACCTCAAACCGGAGAACATCTTCCTGCGCGAAGGTGGCGCGCTCAGCGTGCTGGACCTGGGGCTCGCGCGCTTCATCGAGGTCCCCGAGGAGGGCGCCGGTGACGGGGCTGGCGCCGACGCGCTGACGCTGGTGGGGCAGCGGCTGGGGACGCCTTATTACATGGCGCCCGAGCAGTGCCTGGATGCGCGCGAAGCGGGAGCGCCCGCGGACGTCTACGCGCTGGGCATCCTGCTGTTCGAACTGCTCACCGGCGCACCGCCGTTCACCGGTGGCGCCGAGGAGATTCGTCATGGCCACGTGAGCCTCCGCGCGCCGCGCGTGTCGAGTCGCGCGCCCGTGCCCGCCGCGCTCGACGACGTGTTGCGGCGGTGTCTGGCCAAGTCGCCCACCGAGCGCTTCGCACGCGCGTCCGATGTGCTGGCCGCGTTCGATGCCGCGTGCAGCCAGTCCCTGCCGGTGCCTTCCGTGCCGGTCGAAGGCGAAGCGGCCGTCGTGCCCGCGGCCTCCACGCCGGGCGCGGGAGCGCGCTGGGTGGCGCTGCTGGGTGTTCGCGCGGACCTCTCCGTGGAGGCGCTGCGCGCGGCCATCGAGCCGCAGGGCGGCACGCTCGCGCGTGTGAGGGCTCGGGGCTACGTGGTCGCGTTCTCCGAATCGCTCTCCGCCGAGGCCAACCTGCGCGCGGGCGCGGTGGTCGCGCGCAAGCTGATGGAGGAGGGGACCGCCGCCACGGTGCTGCACCTGGCGCGGTTGCACGTCCTGCCCGGCGCCACCACCACGCGGGTCGCGGGGCTCGCGTTGGAGGCGCTCGGGGACTGGTGGCCGGAGGACCTGGGCGTGGGCGAGGTCCGCGTCACGGCTGGCGCGGCGGCGCGGTTGGGCCCCGGTGCCACGGAGTCCACGACGGACGGTGCCCGCCTGCGGCTGCATGATGGCGGCGCGTCCACGTCATCCGCGGAGGCGCCGCCCCTGTCGGGACGAGAGTCGCTGTTGGCTTCGCTGGAGGCGGAGGCCTCCCGTTGCATCGCGGACGGCGTCCCGGGGCTGTGCGTCCTCACGGGGGAGGTGGGGCACGGAACGTCCCGCGTCCTGGAGGCACTCGCCACGCGTCTGGAAGCGGCGGGCCGGTGCATCGTGGTGCGGTTGCGCGCACCGTCTCCGGATACGCCGTCCGCGGTGCCGCTGGTGGAGGCGCTGCGTTCGGTGGCTGAATTGCCTCGCGTCGTGCACACCGCGACGTTGCCGCTCGCGGACGCGCGCCACGCCGGGGCGCGCTCACTCGCCGAGGGCCTCTGGCGGAGCGCTCGCGAAGCGCCCCGTGTGCTGCTGGTGGATGACGGCCATCTGGCGGACCCCACCAGCCTGGATGCGTTGGAGGTGGCCACCCTGGCGGGTGCCCTCGCCCCGCTCTGGGTCTGTGTCGCCGCGAGGCCCGCGCTCCTGGGCCTGCGTCCGCACCTGGGCGAGCGAAGCGCCCGCGTCACGAGGCTCACGTTGCCGCCGCTGTCGCCGGAGGCGAGCCGCTCGCTGCTGATGCACCTGTTGCGCCCGGCGGAACACGTGCCGGAGCCCGTGCTGGCGCGGCTGGAGCAGCTCGCGCAAGGTGTCCCGTTGTCGCTGGTGGAGCTTGCCGGAGCCCTGCGTGCCGCGGGTGCGCTGCGAGCGTCTCCAGGCGGCGGTTGGTACATCGCCCCCGACGCGCTGCTGGACGTGTCGGTGACGCCCCTCTTCGAACGTCTCGCCGCGCGGGCGCTGGCGGGGCTTCCCGCGGCGCACCGGGTGCTGGCGCGGCTGTGCGCGGTGTTGGGCACGGAGGTGGAAGTGTCCCGCGTGGACGCCGCGTTGCACCACCTGGAGCCCCGTGAGGACACGGCGCGGGTGGCGTCGCTCGACGCGGGGGCGGGGCTTCAGCGGCTGGCGCGCTCCGGTCTGTTGCGGCCCACCGCCCCCGGTCATTTCGCCTTCCGTCATCCCTTGCTGCGCGAGGCCTTGGAGGCGCTGTTGCCGCCGGCCGAGCGCCGCGCGCTTCACGCCGCCGCGCTTCGCGCCACGCCTCGGGATGGCATGGCTGACCGTCGCCGCTGGGCCCACCACGCCGCGGCCTGTGGCGCTCACGCGGAGGCCACCACGGCGTTCCTCGCGCTCGCGGAGGCGGCCCGGCGCGCGCACCTCTCCGTCGAAGCCGAGCAGCACTACACGCGGGTGCTCGCACTGTTGCCAGAAGGCGACGTGGAGCGACGTGCCCTGGCGCTGTCGGGGCGCGGGCGGGTCCGGCACCGGCTCCAGCGCTTCCGGGAAGGACTGGCGGACCTGGGTGCGGCGCGCGCCTTGGCCGAAGCACGGGGGGACGAGGCACAGCAGGTGGAGCTCCTCCTGGAGGAGGCCACCGCGCGCGATTGGATGGAGGACGTGGAGGGCTCCTCCTCGTGCGCGCGCGAGGCGCTGGAGCGCATCGAACGGCTGGACGACCCACGGTTGTCGCTGCGCTGCTCACTGGCCCGTGGCCGGCTGCACGTGCGCCTGGGCGAGTGGGGCGCCGCGGCACGCATCCTCTCCAGTGTCGTCGAGGGCGCGGAGCGGGCGCATGACCACGAGTCGCTCGTGGTGGCCCTGGCGTTGCTCGGCTCCTCGCTCACGTTCCTCGACCGGACGGAGTCGGCGGCGAGCCGGTTCGACGAAGCGTTGCTGCACTGCGAGCGGGCCGGAGATGCCCTGCATCAGGCCGCCACGCTCATCAACCGTGTGCTGCTGTGGCTGCGACTGGGGGACGTGTCGCGGATGGAAGAGGACCTGCGGCGGGCCATGTCACTGGGCCGCGAGCTGGGGCATGCCCAGGTGGAGCGGTGGTCCACGTTCAACCTCGCCGAGGTGCTCTACATGCAAGGCCGCTTGGAGGAGGCCTTGCCGCTGGCCCGCCGCGTCCACGCGCTGGGCGTGCGCTTCTTCCGTGAGCACCCCGTTCCAGTGGATGCGTTGCTGCTGGCGCGCATTGGCGCGGCCATGGGTGATCTGGGCGAGGCCACGGGGCAGCTCCGATGGATTGATGCGCACTGTCCCCCCGACTCACTCCCTCCCACGGCGGTCATGCGCCGGCTGGTGGAGCTCCAGGTCCAGGACGCGGAGGCGGGACGCTCGTCCCAGTCGGCGTGGCTCGCCCTGGCGGAGGATGCGGACGCCCTGGCCTCGGCGGACGAGAAGGCGGAGATTCTGCTCCAGGCCGCCCGGGTCGCGCTTCAAGCGGACCGTGTCGTCGAGGCCCGCGTCTGGTTGGCGCGGGCGGAGGGCGCGGTGGAGGAGGGGGCTCCGCTCTGGCGCGCCCGGCTGGAGAGCCTGCGGGCCTCGGTCCCAGGGGAGTAG
- a CDS encoding serine/threonine-protein kinase yields MAPRDEEALYGEELGIGALVADWLVEHVHYRGPVSTLYRARHVRTGAAAALKVLLPQPSDVALRRFRREAETLRRLSHPHIVAVLGYGTLADGRPYIAMEWLDGRDLAAELESRGPMSPSEALDVLEQVGHALRTAHQAGVVHRDLKAQNVVCLSREGEAPRVKLVDFGVAKGLTPDAPGASTLTLTGVSLGTPLSMAPEQIRGEPPDARTDLYAMGVLLFQLVTGQPPFQGATRHDVEDLHLNAPPPRPSERAPVPTALDAVVLRSMGKRREDRYPDVDALLEELRRAVRGGVALEGPVLAVALYAEARLRGTPETSSLERLDALLEQVGGTARAAGLDVRVEGSGCLLALAPLPAEAGARQAARARVLHAALGLVEHVETGAAPRPVDLAITVHVAPLPNEAGRDVDGLLHLPGWVAEPPGTGLVATEAALEGLEAGLVATPVSGARLGCWRVSSAR; encoded by the coding sequence ATGGCTCCCCGCGACGAAGAAGCCCTCTACGGCGAGGAGCTGGGCATCGGGGCCCTGGTGGCGGACTGGCTCGTGGAGCACGTCCACTACCGGGGGCCCGTCTCCACGCTCTACCGCGCCCGGCATGTGCGCACGGGGGCCGCCGCGGCGCTGAAGGTGCTGTTGCCGCAGCCGTCGGACGTGGCGCTTCGCCGTTTCCGGCGTGAGGCGGAGACGCTCCGGCGGCTGAGCCATCCGCACATCGTCGCGGTGCTCGGCTACGGCACGTTGGCGGATGGGCGGCCGTACATCGCCATGGAGTGGCTGGACGGGCGGGACCTCGCGGCGGAGTTGGAGTCGCGGGGGCCCATGTCTCCCTCTGAAGCCCTGGACGTGCTGGAGCAGGTGGGGCACGCGCTCCGGACCGCGCATCAGGCGGGCGTGGTGCACCGCGATTTGAAGGCGCAGAACGTGGTGTGCCTCTCTCGCGAGGGCGAGGCGCCGCGGGTGAAGCTGGTGGATTTCGGCGTGGCCAAGGGCCTGACGCCGGATGCGCCCGGCGCCTCCACGCTCACCCTCACGGGGGTGTCGTTGGGCACGCCGCTGTCCATGGCGCCCGAGCAGATTCGCGGTGAGCCGCCCGACGCGCGCACCGACCTGTATGCGATGGGCGTGTTGCTGTTCCAGCTCGTCACCGGGCAGCCTCCATTCCAGGGCGCCACGCGGCATGACGTGGAGGACCTGCACCTGAACGCGCCGCCGCCCCGTCCCAGTGAGCGCGCGCCCGTTCCCACGGCGTTGGACGCGGTGGTGCTGCGCAGCATGGGAAAGCGGCGAGAGGACCGCTACCCGGACGTGGACGCGTTGCTGGAGGAGCTGCGGCGCGCGGTGCGCGGCGGCGTCGCGTTGGAGGGGCCCGTGCTCGCGGTGGCGCTCTACGCCGAGGCCCGGCTCCGGGGCACGCCGGAGACGTCCTCGCTGGAGCGGCTCGACGCGCTGTTGGAGCAAGTGGGGGGCACGGCGCGTGCCGCGGGATTGGATGTGCGCGTCGAAGGCAGCGGGTGTCTGCTGGCCCTCGCGCCACTGCCCGCGGAGGCGGGCGCACGGCAAGCCGCCCGCGCTCGGGTGCTGCACGCGGCGCTCGGCCTGGTGGAGCACGTTGAGACGGGCGCCGCGCCGCGGCCCGTGGACCTGGCCATCACCGTGCACGTCGCGCCGCTTCCGAACGAAGCAGGGCGCGATGTGGACGGGCTGCTCCACCTGCCCGGATGGGTCGCGGAGCCACCGGGAACGGGGCTGGTGGCGACCGAGGCCGCGCTCGAAGGACTGGAGGCGGGCCTGGTGGCGACGCCCGTGTCCGGTGCGCGGCTGGGCTGCTGGCGGGTCAGCAGCGCGCGGTGA
- the recO gene encoding DNA repair protein RecO, giving the protein MERYDDEALVLSSVDYGESDRLVTLLTREHGKLTAFAAGARKSKRRFAGALEPFMRLRVHIVETRGSTVRLDGTDIVAGYYAAREDLSLIARALYAVELCRELTRDHEPQPELFFLLESYLTRLDAKEAGPTSLLAFELSALAHAGLMPRFDSCSLCGGMPGERPRFDQAHGGAVCEPCGARARESVAVPANLLAGLRALQEGARTPLSPELRARARGLLNVFISHHLGRRLKSVDFMAQVGLD; this is encoded by the coding sequence ATGGAGCGCTACGACGACGAAGCCCTCGTGCTGTCCTCGGTGGACTACGGCGAGTCCGACCGGCTCGTCACGCTGCTGACGCGTGAGCACGGCAAGCTGACGGCCTTCGCCGCGGGGGCCCGCAAGAGCAAGCGGCGCTTCGCCGGGGCGCTGGAGCCGTTCATGCGGCTGCGCGTGCACATCGTGGAGACGCGGGGCAGCACCGTGCGGCTGGACGGCACGGACATCGTCGCGGGCTACTACGCCGCGCGCGAGGACCTGTCCCTCATCGCCCGGGCGCTGTACGCGGTGGAGCTGTGCCGCGAGCTGACGCGGGACCACGAGCCGCAGCCGGAGCTGTTCTTCCTGCTCGAGTCCTACCTGACGCGGCTGGATGCGAAGGAGGCCGGGCCCACGTCGCTGCTGGCCTTCGAGCTGTCCGCGCTGGCGCACGCGGGTTTGATGCCGCGCTTCGATTCGTGCTCGTTGTGCGGAGGCATGCCCGGAGAGCGACCGCGCTTCGACCAGGCGCACGGCGGCGCGGTGTGCGAGCCGTGTGGTGCCCGCGCGCGGGAGTCCGTGGCGGTGCCGGCGAACCTGCTCGCGGGCCTGCGCGCGTTGCAGGAGGGGGCGCGGACGCCGCTGTCCCCGGAGCTGCGGGCTCGGGCGCGAGGACTGCTCAACGTCTTCATCTCGCACCATCTGGGCCGCCGGCTCAAGAGCGTGGACTTCATGGCCCAGGTGGGCCTGGACTGA
- a CDS encoding carbohydrate kinase family protein translates to MTQVESEGLMPPLDVVCFGETLVDFLPAAPGQRVRDVSAWHPCSGGSPANVAVGLARLGLRPAMLGVVGADEFGHFLRERLAAEGVDVSHLRQTAEARTGLVFISLDAKGERSFTFFRTRSAEFLLGQADVDAAFVQGAKAVHCGSNSLQWQEAREAAVRILGLARDAGRIVSCDPNLRLHAWEDTSELKGLLARMLPLCTVVKLSEEEIGFVTGTEVPEEALARLAEMGVLLPVVTLGARGAVLLWKGERHHVPAPQVPVMDTTGAGDGFVAGFLHGLVHWYGNTEALRGASADELTALARFACEVGARVVEKLGAVEGLPRVETLAHVLPVRPA, encoded by the coding sequence TTGACGCAGGTCGAGAGCGAGGGGCTCATGCCGCCGCTGGACGTCGTGTGCTTTGGCGAGACGTTGGTGGATTTCCTTCCGGCGGCCCCAGGGCAGCGGGTGCGTGACGTGTCCGCGTGGCACCCGTGCTCGGGCGGCTCTCCGGCGAATGTCGCCGTGGGCCTGGCGCGGCTGGGGCTGCGTCCCGCGATGTTGGGCGTGGTGGGCGCCGACGAGTTCGGGCACTTCCTGCGCGAGCGGCTGGCTGCCGAGGGCGTGGATGTCAGTCACCTGCGCCAGACGGCCGAGGCGCGCACGGGGCTGGTGTTCATCTCGCTCGACGCGAAGGGCGAGCGCTCCTTCACCTTCTTCCGGACGCGCTCGGCGGAGTTCCTGCTGGGGCAGGCGGACGTGGACGCGGCGTTCGTCCAGGGCGCGAAGGCGGTCCACTGTGGCTCCAACTCGCTGCAGTGGCAGGAGGCGCGCGAGGCGGCGGTGCGGATTCTGGGCCTGGCTCGCGACGCGGGCCGCATCGTGAGCTGCGACCCCAACCTGCGCCTCCACGCCTGGGAGGACACGTCCGAGCTGAAGGGGCTGCTGGCGCGGATGCTGCCGCTGTGCACGGTGGTGAAGCTCTCCGAGGAGGAGATTGGCTTCGTCACCGGCACCGAGGTTCCCGAAGAGGCGCTGGCGCGGCTGGCGGAGATGGGGGTGCTGCTGCCCGTGGTGACCCTGGGCGCGCGCGGCGCGGTGCTGCTGTGGAAGGGGGAGCGGCACCACGTTCCCGCGCCCCAGGTTCCGGTGATGGACACCACGGGCGCGGGCGACGGCTTCGTCGCCGGATTCCTGCACGGGCTGGTTCATTGGTACGGCAACACGGAGGCGCTGCGGGGCGCCTCGGCCGACGAGCTGACGGCGTTGGCGCGTTTCGCGTGCGAGGTGGGGGCGCGGGTCGTGGAGAAGCTCGGCGCGGTGGAAGGGTTGCCCCGGGTGGAGACGCTCGCCCACGTGCTGCCCGTTCGCCCGGCGTGA
- a CDS encoding OPT family oligopeptide transporter, producing MSQPVPHTDSQEVAPPQAPLTLLRIPGESPEALDTYWLREVFQGDRMPQLTLRAVLLGSVIGIVTCATNLYAGLKMTVVFPVAITAALLAHATHGAFRRMAPGVAGTPLSPLETCSAQAVASSAGYATGGALVSVQGAWLLTTGSHPPGWALLAWTFLLSALGVFFAVPLKRKFVDHEQLPFATGTASAATIRALHTAGDAARPRLSMLGVGGGIAALLTLARDGLGRLAYVFPFPGTLGGLSLERLGFGVETSMLPLGAGALLGLRLTASCFLGALLIHGVVAPRVFGAGLVPPDGDFLEWSLWPGTAALTTASLLHFALEGRVLGRALKGLFQRRAASAHPVEALQVPGRWLLAGLIVLTPATLAVAKVGFGVPLPHAALAVALSFVLCIIACRVTGETDVTPAGPLQQLTQMTYGVLLPRNVEANLATAGITVNAASSAADLLSDAKTGHLLGAHPRRVFLAQLLGCVVGAAAVVPLFFLLVPDRAALGGERFPAPAATVTASIAQVLASGLGALAPGTRAAFGWAALAAALLTLAERLLPTRVRHWVPSPLGMGLACLLPASTALGFFLGGLAAAAARKWHFREEGGGVLTLAAGLIAGEGVMGVVIVLGHALW from the coding sequence ATGTCCCAGCCCGTTCCCCACACTGACTCCCAGGAAGTGGCGCCGCCGCAGGCTCCGCTGACGCTGCTGCGGATTCCGGGTGAATCTCCCGAGGCCCTGGACACCTACTGGCTGCGCGAGGTCTTCCAGGGCGATCGGATGCCCCAGCTCACGCTGCGTGCCGTGTTGCTGGGCAGTGTCATTGGCATCGTCACCTGTGCGACCAACCTCTACGCGGGCCTGAAGATGACCGTGGTGTTCCCGGTGGCCATCACCGCCGCGCTGCTCGCGCACGCCACGCATGGCGCGTTCCGGCGCATGGCGCCGGGTGTGGCGGGCACGCCGCTGTCGCCGCTGGAGACGTGCTCCGCGCAGGCCGTGGCGTCATCCGCGGGGTATGCGACGGGCGGCGCCCTGGTGTCCGTGCAAGGGGCGTGGCTGCTGACGACGGGGAGTCATCCTCCGGGGTGGGCGCTGCTGGCGTGGACCTTTCTTCTGTCCGCGTTGGGCGTGTTCTTCGCGGTGCCCCTCAAGCGCAAGTTCGTGGACCACGAGCAGCTCCCGTTCGCCACGGGCACTGCCTCCGCGGCGACCATTCGCGCCTTGCACACCGCGGGTGACGCTGCCCGTCCCCGGTTGTCGATGTTGGGCGTGGGCGGCGGTATCGCCGCGCTCCTCACGCTGGCACGGGATGGGTTGGGCCGCTTGGCCTACGTGTTTCCGTTTCCGGGGACATTGGGAGGCCTGTCGCTGGAGCGTCTGGGCTTCGGCGTCGAGACGAGCATGCTTCCCCTGGGCGCGGGCGCTCTGCTGGGGCTGCGCCTCACGGCGTCCTGCTTCCTGGGCGCGTTGCTCATTCACGGCGTCGTGGCGCCGCGCGTCTTCGGCGCTGGCCTGGTTCCGCCGGATGGGGACTTCCTCGAGTGGAGCCTCTGGCCGGGGACCGCGGCGTTGACCACCGCGTCGCTGCTGCACTTCGCCCTGGAGGGGCGCGTGTTGGGCCGGGCGCTCAAGGGCTTGTTTCAGCGCCGCGCCGCGTCCGCGCATCCGGTGGAGGCGTTGCAGGTGCCAGGGCGTTGGCTGCTCGCGGGGCTCATCGTCCTGACGCCCGCCACGCTCGCGGTGGCGAAAGTGGGCTTCGGCGTGCCCTTGCCGCACGCCGCGCTCGCCGTGGCGTTGTCGTTCGTGTTGTGCATCATCGCCTGTCGCGTCACGGGGGAGACGGACGTGACGCCGGCGGGGCCGTTGCAGCAGTTGACGCAGATGACCTACGGCGTGCTGTTGCCGCGCAACGTGGAGGCGAACCTCGCCACCGCGGGCATCACCGTCAACGCGGCGTCCTCCGCGGCGGACCTCCTCAGCGACGCGAAGACGGGCCACCTGCTGGGTGCCCATCCCCGCCGCGTCTTCCTGGCGCAGTTGCTGGGGTGTGTCGTGGGGGCCGCCGCGGTGGTGCCCTTGTTCTTCCTGCTGGTGCCGGACCGCGCCGCGCTTGGAGGGGAGCGCTTCCCCGCACCGGCGGCCACCGTCACGGCCAGCATCGCGCAGGTGCTCGCGTCGGGACTCGGGGCCTTGGCGCCTGGCACCCGCGCGGCGTTTGGTTGGGCCGCGCTCGCGGCCGCGTTACTCACACTGGCCGAGCGGCTGCTGCCCACGCGTGTACGACACTGGGTGCCGTCGCCGCTGGGAATGGGGCTGGCGTGCCTGCTGCCCGCGTCGACCGCGCTGGGGTTCTTCCTGGGGGGACTTGCGGCGGCGGCGGCGCGCAAGTGGCATTTCCGTGAGGAGGGTGGCGGCGTCCTCACGTTGGCCGCGGGCCTCATCGCGGGCGAAGGGGTGATGGGGGTTGTCATCGTCCTGGGACACGCGCTCTGGTAA
- a CDS encoding GyrI-like domain-containing protein: MNVSVVAPGAIQLVGIKVVGRRSELSHRVPLAWLELLSRLDSIPGVVDRDVFHGCVPGSDHAQEDTDPVYQYWVTTAVRAVAALPDGLKALAVPARTYALTPVQGGAEAIDAAYVQVAQWLDAQGRRSDAESFVLERYDQRRQRVTPPYERFDYDLLTPLCP; this comes from the coding sequence ATGAACGTTTCCGTCGTCGCCCCAGGCGCAATCCAGTTGGTGGGCATCAAGGTGGTGGGCCGGCGCAGCGAGCTGAGCCACCGCGTTCCCCTGGCCTGGCTCGAGCTGCTCTCTCGGCTGGACAGCATCCCCGGCGTCGTCGACCGCGACGTGTTCCATGGCTGCGTGCCCGGGAGCGACCACGCCCAGGAGGACACCGACCCCGTCTACCAGTACTGGGTCACCACCGCAGTGCGCGCCGTGGCGGCACTTCCCGACGGACTGAAAGCGCTGGCGGTACCCGCGCGCACCTATGCCCTGACACCCGTGCAAGGCGGCGCGGAGGCCATCGACGCCGCGTATGTCCAGGTGGCGCAGTGGCTCGACGCCCAGGGTCGCCGCTCGGATGCGGAGTCGTTCGTCCTGGAGCGGTACGACCAGCGCCGGCAGCGGGTGACGCCGCCCTATGAGCGCTTCGACTACGACCTGCTCACGCCCCTGTGCCCCTGA
- a CDS encoding helix-turn-helix domain-containing protein — translation MDHVDFGKYLSQQRELRGLSRDDVARETKIPPTLITALEAGQVERLPSRIFVVNYIRAYAQVIGMSPEEAVLRYEEVDKSVPAPSPVQLEQERRKRAYVGLSVLLAALLLGVYLFLVLSGKLPSPLAR, via the coding sequence GTGGACCACGTCGACTTCGGCAAATACTTGAGCCAGCAACGCGAGCTGCGGGGACTGTCGCGTGACGACGTCGCGCGGGAGACGAAGATTCCTCCCACGCTCATCACCGCGCTCGAGGCCGGTCAGGTGGAACGACTGCCCTCGCGCATCTTCGTGGTGAACTACATCCGCGCGTACGCGCAGGTCATCGGCATGTCTCCCGAGGAGGCGGTGCTGCGCTACGAGGAGGTGGACAAGTCCGTCCCGGCGCCGTCGCCCGTGCAGCTCGAACAGGAGCGGCGCAAGCGGGCCTACGTGGGGCTGTCCGTGCTGCTGGCGGCGCTCCTCCTGGGCGTGTACCTGTTCCTCGTGCTGAGCGGAAAGCTTCCCAGTCCGCTCGCGCGTTGA